One window from the genome of Streptomyces sp. NBC_01476 encodes:
- a CDS encoding TetR/AcrR family transcriptional regulator, whose amino-acid sequence MTTVAETGARRGPRTRSDALRNRERIVAAALEIFVEFGPDAPFDEIARRAGIGNATLYRHFADRHALIHDVLLSVMTRTADHAEAAAARATAPFTALCRFAHAAADERVGALCGTLVGGVDPHAPDLNAQRARLEDAVERLMDRARRAGELRHDVTVRDLMIGLSQLTRPLPGTDCAGSDSDAHRHLQLFLDGLQSPVPSIRSGRSGRSGRTGPTGPAGRTGPTGTTTTV is encoded by the coding sequence GTGACAACCGTCGCTGAAACCGGAGCACGCCGCGGCCCCCGAACCCGTTCGGACGCGCTGCGCAACCGGGAACGGATCGTCGCCGCCGCGCTCGAAATATTCGTGGAGTTCGGCCCCGACGCCCCGTTCGACGAAATCGCCCGCCGCGCGGGCATCGGGAACGCCACGCTCTACCGCCACTTCGCCGACCGGCACGCCCTCATCCACGACGTGCTGCTCTCCGTGATGACCCGCACCGCGGACCACGCGGAGGCCGCCGCCGCCCGGGCCACCGCCCCCTTCACGGCGCTGTGCCGCTTCGCGCACGCAGCCGCCGACGAACGGGTCGGCGCCCTGTGCGGCACCCTCGTCGGCGGCGTCGACCCGCACGCCCCGGACCTGAACGCCCAGCGTGCACGCCTGGAGGACGCCGTCGAGCGTCTGATGGACCGCGCCCGGCGGGCAGGTGAACTCCGTCACGACGTCACCGTGCGCGACCTGATGATCGGGCTGTCACAACTCACCCGTCCGCTGCCCGGCACCGACTGCGCCGGCAGCGACTCGGACGCCCACCGGCACCTCCAGCTCTTCCTCGACGGCCTCCAATCGCCCGTCCCGTCCATACGTAGTGGACGTAGTGGGCGTAGTGGACGTACCGGCCCCACTGGACCTGCCGGACGCACCGGCCCCACCGGCACAACGACGACCGTGTAG
- a CDS encoding vWA domain-containing protein: MSENRGSLLPVYVLADESGSMTKHLGELNQGLQSLHGTLLGEPMAAAKVRFTVLGFSDDVVTRVELADLRRENQLPELATRGTTSYAAVFTALLDRLPNDIGRLKSEGYKVHRPAVFFLSDGMPNSGEDWQTPHRRLTDRAVTPAAPNVVACGIGQAAPAMMLEVATKKEFALISVPGADLGKAISSFFLALTKSMVESGRSLANGNAELIVTKPEGFHMAIDEV, from the coding sequence GTGTCCGAAAACCGCGGCTCTCTGCTGCCCGTCTACGTACTCGCCGACGAGTCCGGATCGATGACGAAACACCTCGGCGAACTCAACCAGGGTCTCCAGTCGCTGCACGGCACCCTGCTGGGCGAACCGATGGCCGCCGCCAAGGTGCGCTTCACCGTGCTGGGCTTCTCCGACGACGTCGTGACCCGGGTGGAACTGGCCGACCTGCGCCGGGAGAACCAGCTCCCGGAGCTGGCCACCCGGGGGACCACCAGCTACGCGGCGGTGTTCACCGCGCTGCTGGACCGGCTGCCGAACGACATCGGCCGGCTGAAGTCCGAGGGATACAAGGTGCACCGCCCGGCCGTGTTCTTCCTCAGCGACGGCATGCCCAACTCCGGCGAGGACTGGCAGACCCCGCACCGGCGGCTGACCGACCGGGCGGTGACACCCGCGGCACCGAACGTGGTCGCCTGCGGGATCGGCCAGGCCGCCCCGGCGATGATGCTGGAGGTCGCGACCAAGAAGGAGTTCGCCCTGATATCCGTGCCGGGCGCCGACCTCGGCAAGGCCATCTCGTCCTTCTTCCTCGCTCTCACCAAGAGCATGGTGGAGTCGGGCCGGAGCCTGGCGAACGGCAACGCCGAACTGATCGTCACGAAGCCCGAAGGCTTCCACATGGCGATCGACGAGGTCTGA
- a CDS encoding protein phosphatase 2C domain-containing protein yields the protein MDHPNSADPAGEDAWVDEYERSDGWRGDFERPGVPVYRPSAARPPAYPAAPLPPPGQPAAYPAPQPPDEPPPAYPAPLPPAQPTAYLAPLPPPEWPAKPPATPATEAPRATLPSGPSGPSGPSGPSGPSGPSGPSRPEPYAYPYPRTTRDWSVVTVGEPGYEFEPRPPGTPSYRPDTVHDGWSTDRLTVRLASVRGYAHRYEGRPREDDVAVAVHGPTQSVVFAVADGVSGAEQSSIGSALACRGAVSNLLQQLDSGVPAVDWPHMVRTAAWQLVARAAAGREPEGAYSEEAERKFATTLVAGVVRVDEIGVPEVSLVQVGDSGAWLLDGSRGHYQRLLTTKDSRGAAVLSSAVTPLPRVPSPLPVQQAQLGPASVLLVGTDGFGDALGDGTGAVGELFRRHLRTPVPARGLAHLLDFSRETFDDDRTLLAVWPRHLLREPRR from the coding sequence ATGGACCATCCGAACTCCGCCGACCCGGCGGGCGAAGACGCCTGGGTCGACGAGTACGAGCGGTCGGACGGATGGCGCGGGGACTTCGAACGGCCTGGTGTCCCGGTGTACCGGCCGTCGGCCGCGCGGCCTCCTGCGTACCCCGCCGCCCCGCTGCCGCCGCCCGGGCAACCCGCTGCGTACCCCGCGCCCCAGCCACCGGACGAGCCGCCTCCCGCATACCCCGCGCCGCTGCCGCCCGCGCAGCCCACCGCGTACTTGGCGCCGCTGCCGCCGCCCGAGTGGCCGGCGAAGCCGCCGGCCACCCCCGCCACCGAGGCACCGCGGGCCACGCTCCCGTCGGGTCCGTCGGGTCCGTCGGGTCCGTCGGGTCCGTCGGGTCCGTCGGGTCCGTCCGGTCCGTCGCGGCCGGAGCCGTACGCGTACCCGTATCCGCGTACGACCCGGGACTGGTCGGTGGTCACCGTGGGCGAACCCGGGTACGAGTTCGAGCCCAGACCGCCCGGTACGCCGTCGTACCGCCCGGACACCGTCCATGACGGCTGGTCCACCGACCGGTTGACGGTGCGGCTGGCCTCCGTTCGCGGCTACGCCCACCGCTACGAAGGCAGGCCGCGCGAGGACGATGTGGCGGTCGCGGTGCACGGGCCCACCCAGAGTGTCGTGTTCGCCGTGGCCGACGGTGTCTCCGGAGCCGAGCAGTCCTCGATCGGCTCGGCGCTCGCATGCCGCGGCGCCGTCAGCAACCTGCTGCAGCAACTCGATTCCGGGGTCCCCGCCGTCGACTGGCCGCACATGGTGCGGACGGCCGCGTGGCAGCTCGTCGCCCGGGCGGCGGCGGGCCGGGAACCCGAGGGCGCCTACAGCGAGGAGGCCGAGCGCAAGTTCGCGACAACTCTGGTGGCAGGCGTCGTCCGGGTGGACGAGATCGGTGTGCCGGAGGTCAGCCTCGTCCAAGTGGGCGACTCGGGAGCCTGGTTGCTCGACGGCAGCCGGGGCCACTATCAGCGCCTGCTGACGACGAAGGACTCCCGCGGAGCCGCCGTGCTCTCCTCGGCGGTGACCCCGCTGCCCCGCGTGCCCTCCCCGCTCCCGGTGCAGCAGGCGCAGCTCGGGCCCGCCTCGGTGCTCCTCGTCGGTACGGACGGATTCGGCGACGCGCTGGGTGACGGGACCGGCGCGGTGGGAGAACTGTTCCGCCGGCACCTGCGTACGCCCGTGCCCGCCCGCGGCCTCGCTCACCTGCTGGACTTCTCCCGGGAGACCTTCGACGACGACCGCACCCTGCTCGCGGTGTGGCCGCGGCACCTGCTGCGGGAGCCACGGCGGTGA
- a CDS encoding vWA domain-containing protein has translation MTPTLPLITSVDSVPNDQHKEWWDRHRNVAIVHIAADGRLTVGTGATPSFWAKVLGKAGTRLAVDVGDHRRQAAVRSTPLPCSDQAHRFEATVDIGFRVHDPEQVVRRSIPDALPIIYGHVIHLIRTTARRFAIDEADRAEEEVNKAFQQPVQLPEGLTIYLCRVHIEPDEDARQYIKALARARRDRALGQRAHEKRVAEVSSDEAVEDLRLTGELEREKRRGAALAGMSWDIEGLIRQHLVKHPEDTERALQLRLEWESTQAARWELGTERNDQMFKFLVEKDFFRAPDLMSGFGGQALGAVPAYGPPAGLPQGAPTGPGPTAPVMWGGVAAGPAQSAPPAAGATTPVYVVLDSSQSAAPFTAGLNDALRSLHTALTQSPDVSAALRLSVLGFAEHPDMRLPLTQIGWGTDVPHLSAGGGLHLAAAFDGLLDVLPGDVDRLKQGGGRVNRPVVFLVTTAPPQDSTRWPEARQALVAHRYAPNVVACGLGTAEARGVLRTASSPELAFVTDPAVPAADQVALVSVLIQNTLLHLGRSVLAGHPDLVVECPKGLLPATAAE, from the coding sequence ATGACGCCGACGCTGCCACTGATCACCAGCGTGGACTCGGTGCCGAACGACCAGCACAAGGAATGGTGGGACCGGCACCGCAACGTGGCGATCGTCCACATAGCCGCCGACGGCAGGCTCACCGTCGGCACCGGCGCCACTCCGTCGTTCTGGGCGAAAGTGCTCGGCAAGGCCGGTACGCGGCTCGCGGTCGACGTGGGCGACCACCGGCGCCAGGCGGCGGTGCGCAGCACCCCGCTGCCGTGCAGCGACCAGGCGCACCGCTTCGAGGCCACCGTGGACATCGGCTTCCGCGTCCACGACCCGGAACAGGTGGTGCGCCGCAGCATCCCCGACGCGCTCCCCATCATCTACGGGCACGTCATCCACCTGATCCGCACCACCGCGCGCCGCTTCGCGATCGACGAGGCGGACCGGGCGGAGGAGGAGGTCAACAAGGCGTTCCAGCAGCCGGTGCAGCTCCCCGAAGGCCTGACCATCTACCTGTGCCGGGTGCACATCGAGCCGGACGAGGACGCCAGGCAGTACATCAAGGCGCTGGCCCGGGCACGCCGGGACCGGGCCCTGGGGCAGCGGGCCCATGAGAAGCGAGTGGCGGAAGTCTCGTCGGACGAGGCCGTCGAAGACCTCAGGCTCACCGGCGAACTGGAACGCGAGAAGCGGCGTGGAGCGGCACTGGCTGGGATGAGCTGGGACATCGAAGGGCTGATCCGGCAGCACCTGGTCAAGCATCCCGAGGACACCGAGCGGGCGCTGCAGCTGCGGCTGGAGTGGGAGTCCACCCAGGCCGCACGCTGGGAGCTGGGGACCGAGCGCAACGACCAGATGTTCAAGTTCCTGGTCGAGAAGGACTTCTTCCGCGCCCCGGACCTGATGTCGGGGTTCGGCGGCCAGGCGCTGGGCGCGGTCCCGGCTTACGGGCCGCCGGCCGGTCTCCCCCAGGGTGCGCCGACGGGACCGGGGCCGACCGCGCCGGTGATGTGGGGCGGCGTGGCTGCGGGCCCGGCGCAGAGCGCGCCGCCGGCCGCCGGGGCGACGACACCGGTCTACGTGGTGCTGGACTCCTCGCAGTCGGCCGCCCCGTTCACCGCAGGGCTCAACGACGCGCTGCGCTCCCTGCACACCGCGCTGACCCAGAGCCCCGACGTGTCCGCGGCGCTGCGGCTGTCCGTGCTCGGATTTGCCGAACACCCGGACATGCGGCTGCCGTTGACCCAGATCGGCTGGGGCACCGATGTGCCGCACCTGTCGGCCGGCGGCGGACTCCACCTCGCCGCTGCCTTCGACGGGCTCCTCGACGTACTGCCGGGCGACGTCGACCGGCTCAAGCAGGGCGGCGGCCGGGTGAACCGGCCGGTGGTGTTCCTGGTGACCACCGCCCCGCCGCAGGACAGCACGCGGTGGCCAGAGGCCCGGCAGGCTCTCGTGGCGCACCGGTACGCGCCCAACGTGGTGGCCTGCGGCCTGGGTACGGCCGAGGCCCGCGGCGTGCTGCGGACCGCCTCAAGCCCGGAGCTCGCCTTCGTCACCGACCCGGCGGTGCCCGCCGCGGACCAGGTGGCCCTGGTCTCGGTCCTCATCCAGAACACGCTGCTGCATCTGGGCCGCAGCGTCCTCGCCGGGCACCCGGACCTGGTCGTCGAGTGCCCGAAGGGGCTGCTGCCCGCGACCGCCGCGGAGTGA
- a CDS encoding cholesterol oxidase substrate-binding domain-containing protein, which translates to MSRRRMLASSAALGGTAWLLRGLARPDSAYATSPAPPGFPGGLDLYQGIYENWAGEIRTDALWTCAPRTAQEVLTVVNWAYAAGWTVRAQGHRHGWSPLTVADATPAAAQVILLDTTAHLTALSFASQDADGTAQVRAQAGASLEDLLAFAGGSGYGVTSAPAPGDLSVGGALAIGAHGTAVRAIGETRVAGHGYGSLSDLVTELTAVVWDTGANGYVLRTFGRADPDCGALLTHLGRAFVTEAVLRVGPDSNLRCVSRLDVPATELFAAPGASGSARTLAGFVDATGRAEAIWFAFTDKPWLKTWSVTPHRPFASREVTEPYNYPFSDSIPEPVARLAGDLVAGSWASAPLFGQVQYLLAKVALTGDITDVLLSGTLVRDILTGDVLTHLLAGGLRSDLWGASRNLLEYIRPTTLRETANGYAVLTGRADLQWVVSRFAAFYADLLATYAARGEFPVNGQVEIRVTGLEDPAVSGVPGARAPLLSALRPRPDRPDFDTAVWIDILSLPTTPALHRFYRDIERFLLTDVDGPRAAVRVEWSKGWAYTATAAWADPDVLGTVIPGTQRAGGGPGWDEAVATLDRLDPHRVFSNAFLDGLLR; encoded by the coding sequence ATGTCGCGGCGCCGGATGCTGGCCTCCTCGGCCGCGCTCGGCGGAACCGCCTGGCTGCTGCGGGGCCTCGCCCGGCCGGACAGCGCCTACGCCACCTCGCCCGCTCCGCCCGGTTTCCCCGGCGGCCTCGACCTGTACCAGGGGATCTACGAGAACTGGGCCGGTGAGATCCGTACCGACGCGCTGTGGACCTGCGCGCCGCGCACCGCGCAGGAAGTACTCACCGTCGTCAACTGGGCGTACGCCGCCGGCTGGACGGTCCGGGCGCAGGGCCACCGGCACGGCTGGTCTCCGCTCACCGTGGCCGACGCGACGCCGGCCGCCGCCCAGGTGATCCTGCTGGACACCACCGCCCACCTCACCGCGCTGTCCTTCGCGTCGCAGGACGCTGACGGCACGGCCCAGGTCCGGGCGCAGGCCGGCGCCTCACTGGAAGATCTGCTCGCCTTCGCGGGCGGCAGCGGCTACGGCGTGACCTCCGCCCCCGCGCCCGGCGACCTGTCGGTGGGCGGCGCCCTGGCGATCGGCGCGCACGGCACCGCGGTCAGGGCGATCGGCGAGACCCGGGTGGCCGGTCACGGGTACGGATCGCTCAGCGACCTCGTCACCGAACTCACCGCCGTCGTCTGGGACACGGGCGCGAACGGTTACGTGCTGCGGACCTTCGGCCGCGCCGACCCGGACTGCGGCGCCCTGCTGACCCACCTCGGCCGCGCGTTCGTCACCGAGGCGGTGCTGCGGGTCGGTCCCGACAGCAACCTGCGCTGCGTCTCCCGGCTGGACGTCCCCGCGACCGAACTGTTCGCGGCTCCCGGCGCTTCCGGCTCGGCGCGTACGCTGGCCGGCTTCGTGGACGCCACCGGCCGGGCGGAGGCGATCTGGTTCGCCTTCACCGACAAGCCGTGGCTGAAGACCTGGAGCGTCACACCGCACCGGCCGTTCGCCTCCCGCGAGGTCACGGAACCGTACAACTACCCCTTCTCGGACAGCATCCCCGAGCCGGTGGCCCGGCTGGCAGGTGATCTGGTCGCCGGGTCGTGGGCGAGCGCCCCGCTGTTCGGACAGGTCCAGTACCTGCTGGCCAAGGTCGCACTGACCGGCGACATCACCGACGTGCTGCTCTCCGGCACCCTCGTCCGCGACATTCTGACCGGCGACGTCCTCACCCATCTGCTCGCCGGCGGTCTGCGGTCGGACCTGTGGGGCGCGTCGCGGAACCTGCTGGAGTACATCCGGCCGACGACACTGCGCGAGACCGCCAACGGATACGCGGTGCTCACCGGCCGGGCCGATCTCCAGTGGGTGGTCAGCCGGTTCGCGGCCTTCTACGCCGATCTGCTGGCCACGTACGCGGCCCGCGGTGAGTTTCCGGTCAACGGTCAGGTCGAGATCCGGGTGACCGGTCTGGAGGACCCGGCGGTCAGCGGGGTGCCAGGGGCGCGGGCTCCGCTGCTGTCCGCGCTGCGTCCGCGGCCCGACCGGCCCGACTTCGACACCGCGGTGTGGATCGACATCCTGTCCCTGCCGACGACTCCCGCGCTGCACCGCTTCTACCGGGACATCGAGCGGTTCCTGCTGACGGACGTGGACGGGCCGCGCGCGGCGGTCCGGGTCGAGTGGTCCAAGGGCTGGGCGTACACCGCGACGGCGGCGTGGGCGGACCCGGACGTGCTCGGCACGGTCATCCCCGGCACCCAGCGGGCCGGCGGCGGTCCCGGCTGGGACGAGGCGGTCGCCACGCTGGACCGGCTGGACCCGCACCGGGTGTTCAGCAACGCCTTCCTGGACGGCCTGCTGCGCTGA
- a CDS encoding MFS transporter, translating to MSQTVDTRVADPRRWKALVFISLAQLMVVLDSTIVNIALPSAQHALGISDANKQWVITAYALAFGGLLLFGGRIADLWGRKRTFVVGLAGFALASAIGGAAGNQAMLLGSRAAQGLFGALLAPAALSLLAVTFTDARERAKAFGIFGAIAGGGGAVGLLLGGVLTEYLNWRWTFFANIPFAIIAALGAYFVIREPEGGRNRSPLDIPGVVLSTLGLVALVYGFTRAETSGWSAPSTIGVFVASVVLLASFGLVERKVKAPLLPLRVVTERNRVGTYLSLGLAIIGLFGVFLFLTYYLQVVQGYSAIRTGFAFLPMVAAFVVGSTQIGTRLVTRIPARLLMAPGFAVAAIAMLLLTRLQVGSSYPGVILPGLVLLGLGMGTAFMPAMSLGTHGIQPRDAGVASAMVNTSQQVGGAIGTALLNTVAASATTSYLASHATAAGGQKLLQAQSLVHGYTHAIWWAVGIEAVAALIALTFINAGRPGSTKVASSAEDDSEDAAHIPAVMH from the coding sequence ATGTCTCAAACAGTCGATACCCGGGTCGCCGACCCCAGGCGCTGGAAAGCGCTGGTCTTCATTTCGCTGGCCCAGCTGATGGTCGTGCTCGACTCGACGATCGTGAATATCGCGCTGCCGAGCGCCCAGCACGCCCTCGGTATTTCCGATGCCAACAAGCAGTGGGTCATCACCGCCTACGCCCTCGCCTTCGGCGGTCTGCTGCTCTTCGGCGGCCGTATCGCCGACCTGTGGGGCCGTAAGCGCACCTTCGTCGTAGGCCTGGCCGGCTTCGCCCTCGCCTCCGCGATCGGCGGCGCCGCCGGCAACCAGGCGATGCTGCTCGGCTCCCGCGCGGCCCAGGGTCTGTTCGGCGCGCTGCTCGCGCCGGCCGCCCTGTCGCTGCTCGCGGTGACCTTCACCGATGCCAGGGAGCGGGCCAAGGCCTTCGGCATCTTCGGTGCCATCGCCGGCGGCGGTGGCGCGGTCGGGCTGCTGCTCGGCGGTGTCCTCACCGAATACCTCAACTGGCGCTGGACCTTCTTCGCCAACATCCCGTTCGCGATCATCGCGGCGCTCGGCGCGTACTTCGTGATCCGTGAGCCCGAGGGCGGCCGGAACCGTTCGCCGCTGGACATCCCCGGCGTCGTCCTGTCCACGCTGGGCCTGGTCGCGCTGGTGTACGGCTTCACCCGTGCCGAGACCAGCGGCTGGTCCGCCCCGTCCACGATCGGTGTCTTCGTCGCCTCCGTCGTTCTGCTGGCCTCGTTCGGCCTGGTGGAGCGGAAGGTGAAGGCCCCGCTGCTGCCGCTGCGGGTGGTCACCGAACGCAACCGCGTCGGCACGTACCTCTCGCTGGGTCTGGCCATCATCGGACTCTTCGGCGTCTTCCTCTTCCTGACCTACTACCTGCAGGTCGTCCAGGGGTACTCGGCGATCAGGACCGGCTTCGCGTTCCTGCCGATGGTCGCGGCCTTCGTGGTCGGCTCGACGCAGATCGGCACCCGGCTGGTGACCCGTATCCCGGCCCGCCTGCTGATGGCGCCCGGTTTCGCGGTGGCCGCCATCGCGATGCTGCTGCTCACGCGGCTGCAGGTCGGCTCGTCCTACCCGGGCGTGATCCTGCCGGGTCTGGTGCTGCTGGGCCTGGGCATGGGCACGGCCTTCATGCCGGCCATGTCGCTGGGCACCCACGGCATCCAGCCGCGGGACGCGGGCGTCGCCTCGGCGATGGTCAACACCTCGCAGCAGGTCGGCGGCGCGATCGGTACGGCACTGCTGAACACCGTCGCCGCCTCCGCCACCACCTCGTACCTCGCCTCGCACGCCACCGCGGCGGGCGGCCAGAAGCTGCTCCAGGCACAGAGCCTGGTACACGGCTACACGCACGCCATCTGGTGGGCGGTCGGTATCGAGGCCGTCGCCGCGCTCATCGCGCTGACCTTCATCAACGCCGGCCGCCCCGGCAGCACGAAGGTCGCCTCCAGCGCCGAGGACGACAGCGAGGACGCGGCGCACATCCCGGCGGTCATGCACTGA
- a CDS encoding AAA family ATPase, whose protein sequence is MPTDTPSATPTTLADPPRPSSRLDVAGELLTLLRETTTEPRPDVQLEALTLAVAADLPVLLWGEPGIGKTAALTQLAAALDLPLTTVIASVHEPSDFSGLPVVGDDPAAHGVPMAPPDWAVRLARTGRGLLFLDELSTAPPAVQAALLRLVLERRIGALQLPPGVRIVAAANPRSSAADGWELSPPLANRFVHLQWTHDHDVVVRGLGGIWPRAALPQLDARRLPDAVAFARRAVCAFLSARPGLVHRLPSSETRRGGPWPSPRSWEMTLRLIAFATAAGSSQEVLSLLVRGTVGDGPGLELLASLDRLDLPDPETLLADPAGAELPERGDLRQAVLDGVVDAVRKRLEKSRWDAAWELLVRAMETGAPDLVVVPATTLAALRRADWDVPESIERLAGAVSLSRRADRAAARVAVAASAKADR, encoded by the coding sequence TTGCCCACAGACACCCCGTCCGCCACGCCCACCACCCTCGCCGACCCGCCCCGCCCCTCCTCCCGACTCGACGTCGCAGGTGAGTTGCTCACCCTGCTCCGCGAGACCACCACCGAACCGCGCCCCGACGTACAGCTGGAGGCCCTGACACTGGCCGTTGCCGCCGACCTGCCCGTACTCCTGTGGGGTGAGCCCGGCATCGGCAAGACGGCAGCCCTGACGCAACTCGCCGCGGCCCTCGACCTCCCGCTGACCACGGTGATCGCCAGCGTGCACGAGCCGTCCGACTTCTCCGGGCTGCCCGTCGTCGGCGACGACCCCGCGGCGCACGGTGTGCCGATGGCCCCGCCGGACTGGGCGGTCCGGCTGGCCAGGACCGGCCGCGGGCTGCTCTTCCTGGACGAGTTGTCCACCGCCCCGCCGGCCGTGCAGGCCGCCCTGCTGCGCCTCGTACTCGAACGGCGCATCGGCGCACTGCAGTTGCCGCCCGGCGTCCGGATCGTGGCCGCCGCGAACCCCCGTTCCTCGGCGGCCGACGGCTGGGAGCTGAGCCCGCCGCTGGCCAACCGCTTCGTCCACCTGCAGTGGACGCATGACCACGACGTCGTCGTACGAGGTCTGGGCGGGATCTGGCCGCGGGCGGCCCTGCCGCAACTCGACGCGCGGCGGCTGCCGGACGCCGTCGCCTTCGCCCGCCGCGCGGTGTGCGCGTTCCTGTCCGCCCGCCCCGGGCTCGTACACCGGCTGCCGAGTAGCGAAACCCGCCGCGGCGGTCCCTGGCCGTCGCCGAGGAGCTGGGAGATGACGTTGCGGCTGATCGCCTTCGCAACGGCCGCGGGCTCCTCACAGGAGGTCCTTTCGCTACTGGTCAGGGGCACGGTGGGGGACGGTCCCGGGCTGGAACTCCTGGCGAGCCTTGACCGGTTGGACCTCCCGGACCCCGAGACGCTGCTCGCCGACCCGGCCGGGGCGGAGCTGCCCGAGCGGGGGGACCTGCGCCAGGCGGTGCTCGACGGTGTGGTGGACGCGGTCCGCAAGCGCCTGGAGAAGTCCCGCTGGGACGCGGCGTGGGAGCTCCTGGTACGGGCGATGGAGACCGGTGCCCCGGACCTGGTGGTCGTCCCCGCGACCACACTCGCCGCACTGCGCCGCGCGGACTGGGACGTTCCGGAGTCGATCGAGCGGCTTGCCGGAGCGGTGTCCCTGTCGCGGCGGGCGGACCGGGCGGCGGCGCGGGTGGCGGTCGCCGCCTCGGCGAAGGCGGACCGATGA
- a CDS encoding Crp/Fnr family transcriptional regulator yields MAPYEERPPQDGRRAADETFWSLLDDTARDRLTKAGHVHTYPVRTHLLRQDELSDHVLVLRSGCVKVYAETSTGYQVVLALRNGGDLLGEQAGLDRQPRSASVYALMAVEALVVPASRFGVLLRSLPAVAHAVQQVLSRRLREADQHRAAIGSVPVEARLAALVLDLGERYGRRTADGAVRIDLPLSQDDLAGLVVSSRRTISRILEEWRREKLLTTGRQALELAGLHALRHRAEASGQETRPAEGGLPGRLPGRNGLRAPHTTPRG; encoded by the coding sequence ATGGCACCTTACGAGGAGCGGCCGCCGCAGGACGGACGGCGGGCCGCGGACGAGACCTTCTGGTCCCTCCTGGACGACACGGCCCGCGACCGTCTCACCAAGGCGGGCCACGTGCACACGTACCCGGTCAGGACGCATCTGCTGAGGCAGGATGAACTCTCCGACCACGTCCTCGTCCTGCGCAGCGGCTGCGTGAAGGTGTACGCCGAGACGAGCACCGGCTACCAGGTGGTCCTGGCCCTGCGCAACGGCGGCGACCTGCTCGGCGAGCAGGCCGGCCTGGACCGGCAGCCGCGCTCGGCGTCGGTCTACGCGCTGATGGCGGTCGAGGCGCTGGTCGTCCCCGCGAGCCGGTTCGGTGTCCTTCTGCGGTCGCTGCCGGCGGTGGCGCACGCGGTGCAGCAGGTGCTGTCGCGGCGACTGCGCGAGGCCGACCAGCACCGGGCCGCGATCGGCTCGGTGCCGGTCGAGGCGCGGCTGGCTGCCCTGGTGCTCGATCTCGGCGAGCGGTACGGCAGGCGGACCGCCGACGGCGCGGTGCGGATCGACCTGCCGCTTTCCCAGGACGACCTGGCCGGACTTGTGGTCAGTTCCCGGCGGACAATCAGCCGGATCCTGGAGGAGTGGCGCCGCGAGAAGCTGCTGACCACCGGCCGCCAGGCGCTGGAACTGGCCGGGCTGCACGCGCTGCGCCACCGCGCCGAGGCCTCCGGCCAGGAAACCCGCCCGGCTGAGGGCGGCCTTCCCGGCCGGCTGCCCGGCCGGAACGGCCTCCGGGCACCGCACACCACGCCCCGGGGCTGA